One window of Phalacrocorax carbo chromosome 1, bPhaCar2.1, whole genome shotgun sequence genomic DNA carries:
- the LOC104048607 gene encoding G-protein coupled receptor 183, translating to MPSTAQRIQEATDMSTELPATVVTEMDTSTASQTNSSTCDLYEHKDTARILLPVFYSFILILGVLGNTIALIVIFKNRKKMNSTTLYSTNLVFSDLLFCIALPTRIAYYALGFHWPFGEALCRITALFFYINTYAGVNFMTCLSIDRFFAVVHPFRYKIRRIKYAKGICVFIWFLVFSQTFPLLIQSMSQEEKERTTCMEYPNFEKIEHLPFILLAACLVGYLIPLGIIVFCYSQISYKLFQAAKENPLTEKSGINKKAINTIVFVIIVFIICFTPYHVTIIHHMIKKLQNEPLCTQKKIFQKSLHYTVFLMNFNCCLDPFIYFFACKGYKRTVMKILRRQVSISISSAVRSHHEESSRDVGETQMMVLSKSSNGNVPEK from the exons ATGCCCTCAACTGCTCAGAGGATCCAAGAAGCTACAGATAT GTCTACTGAGCTTCCTGCAACAGTGGTTACAGAAATGGACACTTCCACAGCTTCTCAGACAAACAGTTCCACCTGTGACTTATATGAGCACAAAGACACAGCACGGATACTACTGCCTGTCTTCTACAGCTTCATCTTAATTCTTGGGGTGCTTGGAAACACCATTGCCCTCattgtcatttttaaaaacagaaagaagatgaACTCCACTACCCTCTATTCAACAAATCTTGTCTTCTCCGATCTCCTGTTCTGTATTGCCTTGCCTACAAGGATAGCCTACTATGCCCTGGGATTTCACTGGCCATTTGGAGAAGCATTATGTCGAATAACTGCTCTCTTCTTCTATATCAACACCTACGCAGGTGTAAACTTCATGACATGTTTGAGCATTGACAGGTTTTTCGCTGTTGTCCACCCCTTCCGATATAAGATCAGAAGAATTAAATATGCCAAGGGCATTTGTGTCTTTATCTGGTTTCTTGTATTTAGTCAAACTTTCCCATTACTTATACAATCCAtgtcacaggaagaaaaagaaaggactaCATGCATGGAATATCCAAACTTTGAAAAAATAGAACATCTACCATTTATACTTCTTGCTGCCTGTTTAGTAGGATACCTTATTCCCCTGGGGATTATAGTATTCTGTTACTCTCAAATTAGCTACAAACTTTTTCAAGCGGCCAAGGAAAATCCACTGACTGAAAAATCAGGGATAAACAAAAAAGCCATCAACACAATTGTATTTGTAATTATAGTGTTCATTATCTGCTTCACCCCTTACCACGTTACAATCATACATCACATGATTAAGAAGCTTCAGAATGAACCCTTGTGtactcaaaagaaaattttccagAAGTCGCTCCATTATACTGTGTTTTTGATGAATTTTAACTGCTGCCTAGATCCTTTCATCTATTTCTTTGCATGCAAAGGATACAAGAgaactgtaatgaaaatattgaggCGACAAGTGAGTATATCAATTTCAAGCGCTGTCAGATCACATCACGAAGAAAGCTCACGCGATGTGGGAGAAACGCAAATGATGGTACTTTCAAAATCTTCCAATGGAAATGtacctgaaaaataa